In the Bacillus tuaregi genome, one interval contains:
- a CDS encoding LacI family DNA-binding transcriptional regulator — MVRIADVAKLANVSTATVSRVLSNTGKVKKETTEKVLEAIKQLNYQPNMLARQLRTLETKTILVVVPDISNPFFSKVLRGIEVVADENGYQVLLGDTINKPEHEIAFLDILRQRKADGMILLTARSDRKSLEQLTKEYPIVLACEYIEGAAIPTVSIDNISSARKITEHLIQLQHERIATITGPLHVVLGRDRLKGFQQAMIQYGLPLDQCLIQEGDFTLESGFNQMLKLLALENQPTAVFAANDEMAMGAIRAIKSKGLKVPHDIAVVGFDDIKFASIFEPALTTIAQPTFEIGEKAIELLISLINNKPIQKEQYILEDKLIVRASCGKFTKLNG, encoded by the coding sequence ATGGTTAGAATAGCAGATGTTGCGAAATTGGCTAATGTTTCCACTGCAACAGTATCCAGAGTATTAAGTAACACTGGTAAGGTTAAAAAGGAAACAACTGAAAAAGTATTAGAAGCTATTAAGCAACTAAATTATCAACCGAATATGCTGGCAAGACAACTTAGAACACTAGAAACAAAAACCATCCTTGTAGTTGTCCCGGATATTTCAAATCCATTCTTCTCAAAAGTGCTGCGGGGAATAGAAGTAGTTGCCGACGAAAATGGTTACCAAGTCCTTTTAGGTGATACGATTAATAAGCCTGAACATGAAATTGCTTTTTTGGATATTTTACGTCAGAGAAAGGCTGATGGAATGATCTTGTTAACAGCAAGAAGTGACCGCAAATCTCTAGAGCAATTGACTAAAGAATATCCTATTGTATTAGCATGTGAATATATAGAAGGTGCTGCAATCCCTACTGTTTCAATCGATAATATCAGCAGTGCAAGAAAGATTACAGAGCATCTAATACAATTACAGCACGAACGAATTGCAACAATAACCGGACCTTTACATGTTGTGTTGGGACGTGATCGATTAAAGGGATTTCAACAGGCCATGATACAATACGGTCTGCCATTAGATCAATGTTTAATACAAGAAGGGGATTTCACTTTAGAAAGCGGCTTTAATCAAATGTTAAAATTGTTAGCTCTGGAAAATCAGCCTACTGCTGTTTTTGCTGCAAATGATGAGATGGCCATGGGAGCAATCAGAGCAATTAAATCTAAAGGTTTAAAGGTACCCCATGATATTGCTGTTGTTGGTTTTGATGATATTAAATTTGCTTCCATATTTGAGCCTGCTCTTACAACTATTGCCCAACCAACTTTTGAGATTGGGGAAAAGGCGATCGAATTGTTAATTAGCTTGATAAATAATAAACCGATTCAAAAAGAGCAATATATACTTGAAGATAAATTAATTGTTAGAGCATCATGTGGTAAATTTACTAAGTTAAATGGCTAA
- a CDS encoding sugar phosphate isomerase/epimerase family protein, giving the protein MTVKFGYVTNTWGGVVGHPAGVTSIKDSYYLANGSTEEALKDISNAGYVGFELFDGNLMQYVDRKEDFLKQINENSLNFVGVYTGGNFIYPGILEEEIAKIERVAAFASELGAEHLIIGGGAVRSEGIEESDFQALASALDRIVEIADKNHLIASYHPHLGTCVESPDQLDKLMPLTKINLCPDTAHIEAGGGDPVEVMRKYIDRIKYVHFKDFGNGEFQPLGVGHQKFEEMAAILHEAGYQGWITVELDSYPDPKEGAVISRNYLSRFEK; this is encoded by the coding sequence ATGACAGTTAAATTTGGATATGTAACAAATACTTGGGGAGGTGTTGTAGGTCATCCTGCTGGAGTAACTTCTATTAAAGATTCATACTACCTTGCTAATGGCTCAACAGAAGAAGCTCTAAAGGATATCTCAAATGCTGGTTATGTTGGATTTGAATTATTTGATGGAAACCTCATGCAATATGTAGATCGAAAAGAAGATTTTCTAAAACAAATTAATGAAAATTCTTTAAATTTTGTTGGAGTGTATACTGGCGGGAACTTCATTTATCCAGGGATTTTAGAAGAAGAAATAGCAAAAATTGAAAGAGTGGCAGCCTTTGCATCAGAGTTAGGTGCTGAACATCTTATCATAGGTGGAGGTGCAGTTCGTTCAGAAGGAATAGAAGAGAGTGATTTTCAAGCATTAGCTTCAGCACTAGATAGAATAGTGGAAATTGCTGATAAAAATCACTTAATTGCAAGTTACCACCCTCACCTTGGAACTTGTGTAGAATCTCCGGATCAGCTGGACAAGCTTATGCCTTTAACGAAAATCAACTTATGCCCGGACACTGCTCATATTGAAGCTGGAGGCGGAGATCCAGTAGAGGTAATGAGAAAATATATTGATCGCATTAAATATGTCCATTTTAAAGATTTTGGAAATGGCGAATTCCAACCATTAGGTGTCGGCCATCAAAAATTTGAAGAAATGGCTGCGATTTTACATGAAGCTGGTTATCAAGGCTGGATTACGGTTGAGCTAGATAGCTACCCAGATCCAAAAGAGGGTGCAGTTATCAGCCGCAATTATCTTTCAAGATTTGAAAAATAA